The Pristiophorus japonicus isolate sPriJap1 chromosome 13, sPriJap1.hap1, whole genome shotgun sequence genome contains the following window.
AAAGGCTTCTTCGAGATAAAGGCCTTGAAATTCTGCTGCGTAGCACCTGCTCATTGGACGCTAAGCggcctccaatatggcgggcaggaagcgcGCTCATTACCAGCCGGCAATGCGCcggccgccatattggtaaaggccagaAATTGGCCGCGTGGTGTCCGATGCTGAAACTGGTGTTAGCCTCCTCGGTGATGCCTCTCCCGGTCGCTCCCCCTGTAAACATTTTCCCGCGATCCACTGCTGCCGTCACAGCGAGCCCAATCTCCCATCCGCCATCGCCCGCAAGCTGCCTGTTCCTGTCTGCAGCTCCCCGGCTCCATGGTAAGCGGGGCAGAGACCCACCATCAGCATTGACCCCTTCTGGGCCAATGATTTTAGAGGAGATTTTTTAACCCTCTTTATGGACGATTCAGTTTTCTGAGCTTTGGTTGAACATTTGGTACCTGAtggagattataagaacataagaattaggagcaggagtcggccatttggcccctcgagcctgctccaccattcaataagatcatggctgatctgaccatggactctgctccacttccccgctcgctccccataaccccttatcgtttaagaaactctctctttctgtcttaaatttattcaatgtcccagcttccacagatttacaaccctctgagagaagacatttctcctcatctctctttaaatgggcggccccttattctaagatcatgcccactagttctagtctcccctatcagtggaaacatcctctctgcatccaccttgtcaagccccctcataatcttatatgtttcgataagatcacctctcattcttctgaattccaatgagtagaggcccaacctactcaacctttcctcataaatcaaccccctcatctccggaatcaacctagtgaaccttctctgaactgcctccaaagcaagtattacctttcgtaaatatggaaaccaaaactgcacgcagtattccaggtgtggcctcaccaataccctgtatagctgtagcaagacttccctgtttttatactccatcccctttacaataaaggccaagattccattggccttcctgatctcttgctgtacctgcatactatccttttgtgtttcatgcacaagtaccctcaggtccctctgtactgtggcactttgcaatctttctccatttaaataataacttgctctttgatttttttctgtgaaaatgcatgacctcacactttccaacattatactccatctgccaaatttttgcccactcacttagcctgtctgtatccttttgcagattttttgtgtcctcctcacacattgcttttcctcccatctttgtatcatcagcaaacttggctacgttacactcggtcccttcttccaagtcattaatatagattgtaaatagttggggtcccaacactgatccctgcggcaccccactagtcactgattgccaaccagagagtgacctatttatcccgactctctcttctctgctagttagccaatcctctatccatgctaatatattacccccaacctcatgaacttttatcttgtgcagtaactttttatgaggccgactcctgctcctatttcttatgttcttaacatcactaacaaacagattgtttggtcgttatcacattgctgttagtgggagcttgctgtgcgcaaattggctaccgtgtttcccacattacaacagtgactacactccaaaagtacttcattggctgtaaagtgctttgggacgtccggtagtcgctaaaggcgctatagaaatgcaggtctttcttttaaaGCAAACTGGCACGGGAGATTTACCTCGAAGGAATCATGCTGTGCGAGTCGAGGTGCAAGACTCAGCGAAAGTGTGAAATTAGAATCATTGTGGGATTTCCGAGTGACTCTCTGAACTTTTACCTGTGGGACTGGGACGTCTGCAATCAACCTCCAAAAACTgcccaagcactcctacctccCACCACCGCTGCGCTCTCGGAGACGTTTAttgatgtgatttttttttatGTTGAATAATTCTCTGCCAGTTATTCCACTCGCCCAAAACCAAATGTAATAAGACAACGGCAAGCTAACACAGTGTCTCGAAGGACACTAGTGCATCGATCATCAGGCTACTCGTGTAGCACTTTGGTGCCAAGTTTTAATAATgttttttaaaaaggaaaagtcATTATTCAAGTTGTTTTCTAATGCCCCAGAGAAATGAAGTACTTGTAttaatcaacaacttgtatttatacagcaccttttagcgtagtaaatcgtcccaaggtgcttcacaggagcgttatcagacaaaatttgacatcgagctgcataaggagatgtTGGCACAGGtgctcagtcaaagaggtaggttttaaggagcgtttgagaggaggagagatttagaagggagttccagagcttggggcccaggcagctgaaggcacggccaccagcaaTTGACGGGAGATTGTAGTTAATATTCCTTTTATTAATTATCACGGGATGTCAGTAGTTGTGGAGCACTGTGGTATATGGGGGAGTAACTGGTCGCTCTCAGGTACCAACACAATGATTGTGTTTGCAAGGATTTCCTTTGTTCAGAATTGTTGTAATTGCAAACACGTTTTAAAAGGGTTTGTGATTTTGCCAGAAATATCAGAAGGAATCTTCCCGAGCGCAGTTACAATGTCATTACACGGAGATCAATTCTTTTAACAAGCTTCAGATTATTTAATGGCATGAAATACTATTCAGAAATCAAATATTTTTTATTATATTTAACATGGTAGGATTAAATTCTacttttaagaaagaaagacttgcatttatatagcatctttaatgaccaccagacgtctcaaaacgctttacagccaatgaagtacttttggagcgtagttactccagggcagtgctgagggagtgccgcactgtcagaggtgctgtctttcggatgagacgttaaagcgaggccccgtctgctctctcaggtggacgtaaaagatcccacggcactattttgaagcagagcaggggagttctccccggtgtcctgggacaatatttatccctcaatcaacatttttttaaaaaacccagattatctgatcattatcacattgctgtttgtcggagctgctGTGTTTccggcattacaacagtgatatgataatgagcagataatctgttttggtgatattgattgagggctaaatattggctaggacaccggggataactctcctggggcctcggtttaacgtctcatccgaaagacggcacctccgacagtgcagcactcccacagcactgcactgggagtgtcagtctagatttttgtgctccagtccctggagtgggacttgaacccacgaccttctggcttATAGATGAGGGGGTTACGCCCTGAGTCACGGCTGACTGACAGGCGAACATGATCAGTGGCGGAGGTGGGTTTGATGGGCTAAATCATCtcctctttcttttctttttaagacCCCCTATTGCTGGTATATGCCTTTGATCGGTGAAGATACTCCTGCCACATTTCATCGTCGACCTCAATTCAGAAAATCCTAACCCACCGCCTGTGAATTAGTGTGTGTGCACTCTGAGTGGCATCTCTGCTCACCCATCAGCCGAAAACCATCGTAAAGACAAGGTGAGAGGGTGGAAGTGACTCATCTCCTTCAGAAAAATAATGTTGTTTTCAACCATGGCGTGTAATGGTCGACCCGGTTAACCGTGGTGTTGCCGAGATGATTCAAGTACAGAGCAAAGAATAAATAAAGGTAACCGGACTCAGCGAGGATATATTAAATGCAGCAAAATGTTGGAGCTAAGATCAGACCTAAAATATTTGGGTTGTGTGTTTTACATGCTGCTGCCTGTCGCGTGGAGCTTTGAACATTATTTGCTGGTTTTCTGAATCGCTGCCTGCAGCCTGTATGATCCGTTTATCAATGCGTACAGTGCTGGCCATGTTATAACAGGGATATTGAGGCacaggagaaggtgcagagaagatttacaaggatgataccagaaatgtgagggtatatctatcaggaaagatgaacaggctgggtctctttttgcttgaaaaaagaaggctgagtggtgatctaatagaggtctttaaaatgatgaaaggttttgatagagtggatacagagagagtgtttccacttgtggggaagagtataactagaggccatcaatatcagatcgtcaccaagaaatccaatggggaattcaggagaaacttctttacccagagagcggtgagaatgtggaactcgctgccacagggaggggttgaggcgaatagtatcgatgtatttaaggggaggctggacaagccaatgggggagaagggaatagagggttatgctgatagatttagatggggaaagacgggaggaggctcgagtggagcataaacgccggcacggactggttgggctgaatggcctgtttctgggccatatatcccgtgtaatcctgtgtatATAACATAGAGGTTTTGACCCCAATGATGTATGTATGGATGCTGCACTGTTTAATAAGTTTGTGCTGTTAAAGCAGAAACATCTAATATTTCAACTGTTTGTAATGCTTTTAAGCAAACTATGTTCTGATTTTATATACGCTTTGGAATATTAATATTTTTTCCTAATTCTTAATCCAGAAGAACGAACTGCAGAGATTTGAATGCACAAACATTTAATTCCAATGTCAACCTTTTTAAAACATTTGCTAAGCAGATTTGATTATTTTGTTTTTCATTGTTTAAGGTAATTTCCAACACTTTAAGTGTTACCGCATTAAAATACATTTAAAACTCAATCCCTCCGGCACTGGTTTGTATTCAGCAGTTGCTGTTTGACTCAGTCCTTGGTTGAAGATGTCTTCAGTTGACTTGTCGATGCCTTCACACCTTTCGGCCATTTGATGTTGTGTTAAATATCTCATCTAATATATAGAGCTCCCCCACAAAGGTGTGGAAGGTGAGAAGTTTGTGAGCAGAATGAGGAAAGGTTGCTGTGAACTGTAGAAAACGCACCTTCTATGTATGTATATATTTTGAAGTAGCGCCGTTTACCTGCACAACCGCACTTCACGTGTTGACCTGGATCATGGCGCGACCTTGGCTGCAGAGAGCGCTTCCGTCTCTTTGGCAAGCGAGGAGTTGCGTCGCTGAGACCTGCTGGACTCGGGCTGGGATGTGGAGGAGCGAACCTTCAGCCTCCTGGCCACCGCACAGGGCAAGAGCTGGAGGAAACTCTGGCGGAAATAACGGTCGAAGAGCAGGTAGATGATGGGGTTGACGCAGCTGTTGACGAAGGCCACGCAGGTGAAGACCAAGGTGCCTTTCCGCACCGCTCCCTGGGTGCCGCACGACACCAGGATAGCCGAGGACTGGAGCAGCACATCCAGGGTCTTCAGCACATTGTACGGCAGCCAGGCCAGCAGGAACAGGGCGATGATCCAGAACCCGATCTTCATCGACTTCCTTTTCCTCTGCTGTTCCCTTTTCATTCGGTGGAAGTGCCTGTGGAGCTTGACAGCCACCGAGCTGTAGCTCACCGTGATGATGGCCAGGGGCAGCAGGAAGGCGATGAACCTGGTGGCCAGGGTGAAGGTGTTCCTGGAGGGCGAGGTGATCTCCGAGCAGATCCATCTCCCTTCGTATTCCACCACGTTTCTGAACAGGAGAGCAGGCAGCCCCAAGGCCAGCGACAGTACCCAGATCAGCAAGCTGGTGAGAATGGCACACCTCCTGGTTCTCAGATGGCCACACTCCACCGACCACACAATGGCCACGGACCTGTCCACGCTGATGCAAGCCAGGAAGAATATGCTGGAGTACATGTTGACGGCCACGATGTAGCTGCTGATCTTGCACAGGCTCCCTCCGAACACCCAGCGGTGGTCCAGCGCGGTGGACACAGCCCAGAGGGGCAGGGTGAGCAGAAACACCAGGTCCGCGATGGCCAAGTGGGTGATGAACACATCCACTAAACGCTTGGCCTTTCTCTTCCACCTCATGATGACGATCACCACAGCGTTGCCGAAGGTGCCGATGACAAACACCAGACAGTAGATCGAGGCGATGAAATTCTTGGCGGAGATTATGTCC
Protein-coding sequences here:
- the LOC139279049 gene encoding apelin receptor A-like gives rise to the protein MAAPWETTAWYDYQTDPDRFCDFEDIISAKNFIASIYCLVFVIGTFGNAVVIVIMRWKRKAKRLVDVFITHLAIADLVFLLTLPLWAVSTALDHRWVFGGSLCKISSYIVAVNMYSSIFFLACISVDRSVAIVWSVECGHLRTRRCAILTSLLIWVLSLALGLPALLFRNVVEYEGRWICSEITSPSRNTFTLATRFIAFLLPLAIITVSYSSVAVKLHRHFHRMKREQQRKRKSMKIGFWIIALFLLAWLPYNVLKTLDVLLQSSAILVSCGTQGAVRKGTLVFTCVAFVNSCVNPIIYLLFDRYFRQSFLQLLPCAVARRLKVRSSTSQPESSRSQRRNSSLAKETEALSAAKVAP